The Porites lutea chromosome 7, jaPorLute2.1, whole genome shotgun sequence genome includes the window TGTCATTAGTGACTGCGATAACTGTTCGGGTGAGGAGTGAATAAAGCCATCAAGAGAGTGTTGCGCCCAGAAAGAGTTGATGTAAAGAATTTTTCCTTAAGCTTAAAACTACCTTTTTTGTAATCTggtaatatttttgttcttctgctttatttatctttattgaaaaaatatttgggcaatgaaaaaaaaaaaaaaaaagtacggTAATTTCCTTGCTCCGAACTCCGATCCCGATCCCGTGGAAGACTGGGTTCTacataattgtttttttaaccAGTCGATATAAGCTCGGTAATCTTCGTTGGCTCGATGCTTGAACGGAAAAGTTCGTAAGACGTTTTCGGCGCATAGCAATGGCGacaaataaagaataaaagatGGCGGAGATAAACGGAGAAACCTCGGTAGATAAATCGAACTTTCACGTCGTAAAAACATAATGGATGACCTATAATTCCTTGCTTATGATTCTTGAATATTTTTCGTTATAGATGGAGGCAGTAGAGGGCTGCAGAATGCCTGTAAAAATGAGTGGATCTGACGAATGGCGTAAGTGAGACAGTTCGTGAAAGTGAAAGCGGACGTTCACCTTTTCCCTGAAACGTTGTTCTTAGTttgaaaaatgttctttttcctTCAGCTTTAGCTGAGATACTGAGTAAAAAGGAGCTTGCTGATGGTTCAACCCATTATTATGTGCATTACATTGACTGTGAGTACTGTGTTTTCtgacttttttctatttatgcTCAAGCTAAATACTCGCTTGCTTTCGTGGATATTTTCGTCGTCATCGAGTATCTTAACAACCAAGTTTTATTTTGAACTCattagaaaaatattttggcCAAACTTTATTTCGCTTCTATTATTTTTTAGGTATTTCACCTGTACAGAACATTTTATTTCaactctatatttttttttctaaaaatttagTTCAGGCggattttcaagatggcggacgcaTAGATTTCAGTCCCATAATGCATCGCTTTCTAAATTCCACCCCAAAAAAGGTCGCCTTTGAGCATTGCTGTTAGCAAAGGGAGCATATTGTTTCTGTTTGGCAAAGATTTTAGGATGAAGAGGAAATCTTCTGAGATTATACAGTGTCTGGAAGGGTATTCTTGGCATCCAGGATTTAACCAAAATACAGCACGGGATTTGGGAATACACATAATTTCTTTGACGGGATACAGGATTTAATTGCTACCCAGAAAGTGGGATCTGCCAAAATTTTGGTTGAGGATGCAGGATTGTTGGAAAAAAAGTAGCGGGAATGCAGACCCTGATTATATGCACAagatattaaccctttaagccccaatatccacatacaaattctccaaactgatctctatatatttccttagagaatgagttgagagaatttgataaaagatcaaagcgttttctcttaggtgatcattttattaattctcataacttaatctcttgacaatgtatggatattgttaggagaaaattaatgttggccACTATTGGGACGTAAAGGGTTAACAGGGTTGTCAACTCCCAtatcttcaaatattgagaattgatagggaagggaTGATAGATGATGTCATAATGTACAGCACATGATGTCATTTGTGCAAAAAACACTTGTTGACTCAGATCATCACAAATTTGCAGTGACACAAGACGCGCGATAAATATGTTGGCAtatttgtaacatttgacctgattggtATCACATTATTATATTACAGTAGCATACTGGAGTTAATGAGGAAACGTTCGATGTTAACATTAAAATTGCTCAATAGGTTAAAATAGCTCTGTGCCATTTTTGATATGTATAACATACCAGCGAGATGCACTTTGCTCAgaacacaggcagcccaagcttgGTACATAAATTACTGCGAGTTTCGATACTGTTTGCATATTATGAACGATTTAAAGACTTTGTACGAAAAATTCAATATAGTTGTTAAAATGTAGAAATACAGGCACAAATATAGAAATTACGTAAACTTGGGCCTGTTGTAAGTTGCTTTTTCTGTGTAACCTGGGCTCAATTATTCATCGCCATTGCCGTTTTGCGGCTCGTTGTTTGTTCAGTGTTGTTTTCCTACATAAAGCGAAGCAAGGCAGGTGACTGTGTGCAGTCTCAACTCACAAATCTCTCCCACATCAAAGAACCGCAGACTGATTCACCATGAAAGCGCCAAATCCTTAAGGCCAGGTCAGTCTCTTATCTCTTCCCCTGGTCATGGGTGTTGCAATAATGTGCttttttgtgggaaaatttTTTGGAAGTTTTTGGTACTGGGCAATCTGATGGCCCTCTGGAACCTTGATGACTATGTGTAACACAGAGAATGCAAACATGGACTTGGGATCCGGGTAATCAATATTGCATGACAAAACAGGGATCTTCCTACCCTCAGATAGTCTACTGATTGCCTGTGAGCAGTGTTTGGAATTATCCAATTAGATGAGCGTATATAAAATGTTTGCATTCATCATGCAACACGTAGTCATCGAGGTGCCTGAGTGCACGTCAGATTGCCCAGAGCCAAATAAAATGGCGATGAATTGAGTCCAGGTTACACAGAAAAAGTAACAACTGGCCCAAGTTTACATAAGtacaataaataatttatttctatatttatgcGTATATTTCTGACGTTTTAACAACTATATtgaatttctcatacaaagtctttaAATCGTTCATAATATGCAAAACAGCATCGAAACTTGCCGTAATTTATGCACCAAGCTTTGGTCGCCTGTGCCcagaataattaacaattaatgaattaagctgagtatcttatgaagaattacggAGATCGAGGATAACACcttccgagatctccataattcttcatatgatacgaaagccgaattcaataattgttttattattcattcaaaataattcctagtttaaaaacatagctaaaacatgtttACCTCCTTAAGAtccatcaatgttaagttcatcttcgatagagCACATTAGGTAGTAAAAATAgtagatgtcgcccttcgagttgtcttcttgctgttctttccATGTTTTTAGCTGTTATTTCGCTTAGTTCTTACTCtcgaaacgagtgaagtgtccgccatttttgtttccacaaccaaaataactcaacctcgtccccaggtcttttcggttaacagtgcattaacctgcaaaaacgctgcatttttgacatcatttcctcgctaaacacaaaattcttccaaatttggtcatcagcaactggttatggtgaattatgtgtgtgcttttagccaatcagaatcggggaaatattttgaatgaataataatagatGTTTAAATATGTACGTCTATAGTTAACAAGCGTCTTGATGAGTGGGTCGAGGAAAGCAGACTAGACCTGTCAAGGCTTCAGTTGCCAAAAAAAGAAGACACCAAAAAGACTAACAAAGGTAAAGGTGCTGGTTCAAGGCCATGCTCACCTGACAGGGAGCTTGTAAATGGTGTGGGATCTGGACGACCTAAAGCCATTGTTGGCAGAAAGAGAAAAGCAAATGCTATGGACAAGGCCCCTGATGAGGTACATGGATTAATCTTTACACTATCATGAGAAATATcaattttgcaaagaaatctTTCTGTGGGTGTGTCAAAACATCTTTAATTCTCAAATGCAATTAGACATAGAAGCTGAGTGTGTAGGGTAATAATGAAAACACTGACAGCACCAACCATAGGTCAAAGTAACACACGAGAAATCAAAGTCTTGATTGAAGTCTTGTATTCATCCCAACCCCCTACCCATCTTATCAAAGGGGAAGCAGGCCCATGGCCAGATTTTTTCAGGGCAGAGGTGGTGAATCCAACAAGGAGATAGACCAAATTAGGCCATAGGTGCAAGTTTTTTAGAGGAAGAATTAGGTTGTCTGAGCCTGCATTCTGAAGGGGTTATTAAGATATGAAAAGTGAACCTAAAACGTGGAtatttctcaaatttttgaaaaagatttCTTATGTATGTGTGGAGCAGTTGTAGAGAATAACAAGTCAAAGTcgctatttttaaaagaaaaaatgaagttttgaaTGCGTACTATTCACCAGTTTTACTGCTGATCATTATAACTGCTAGTTAGTGTGCCAAGCTCAAGCCCCCTTGTCAGGTACATGGTATACACGTTTTTTGTTAACTTTACAACACAATCAGAGCAATACcatttcttattaatttttattaattttgttttaaattgttgGTTTCAACAAAAAAGTGGACCTCTGGAGCCTGTGGTGGGGAGAGTGCAAGCACCATCATTGCTCCCCCCGGCCCTTAGCTCTGGGTCTGGGATAGTGGGCATAAAGCAGCCTATGTGTAAACCAAATTGATGAAGTGGTATAGTATCACCAAGAGAGTGGTACAGTTACTGGAGCTACTGAAAACTACATATAACCACTCCTTGATAAACCTGAGAGACTACTGGTCATTATAAGGCTTAGGTTTAAGTAAGGCCTAAGTTATGTTCAACTACAATcttgcaaaatgaaatttagtttTTCCAAGGAATAGATTTCATGGGTGCCAGATAGGACCGTCAATCTCTGGTCAattaaaagagtttttgaaGAGTGACTTTGGTTGCAGTAAATTGAGAACTGAAAGCTTTCAGTTAAtgctaaaataaagttttgttttacattATTGCTCATTAGATTGATTCCCAAGACAGCCCCAAAGAGCTTCCCAGTACTCCTCCTAAAACAGGAAGCATGCGGCAGACAGGCAGTATGGTTCATGACCGCAGTCATGACGACATTGTAACACGAATAAAAAATATCAAGATGGTCCAGCTTGGAAAATACAGAATTAAACCATGGTATTTCTCACCGTATCCCCAAGAGCTTACTCTGGAACCTGTTGTTTACCTGTGTGAATTCTGCCTTAAATATGTCAAGAGTTTCCATTGCCTCAAGCGACACAAGGTAGTATACCTTtgacaaggctgtgctctaaggaaaattgaagggagcccagtgccctgaaactgtaaaatctagggtgcccagcatatgatttgtatgaaaaatctgagattttctagttgcctgAGGGtaaaagttaggcgccaggggccaccgggctctgctagagcacagccctgctTTAAATTATCTTAATTATAAACTAAGGGTGAGTTCTTTTGGGTTAATCAGGTTCAGGATCAGTAATCCTCAAATGAACCAACAAATCCTTTAACAATTAATGTCGATTAGTTGGTTTCTTTGATGCAACATGATCCAAACAATCTTAGGTCTTTGATCCTGATTTGGATTATCCCAATGGAATACACTTTAAATCTCGTAGTAAGAACATGTGCTGTTGTTGGTCAATTTTGAGACCCATATTGTACTCTATGGCGCACCAAAATGTGAaggttttctttaatttccCATGCACCCAATAATTGATGATTAGGAGGAGAGTTGTGTTGGTCTTATAGAGGCATCAGTTAAGAAAGATCTAGAGGTACTGTATTTTGGATTGGTTATTGTTACAGGAAAAGTGCAAGTTACGCCATCCTCCAGGAAATGAAATATACAGAAAAGGAACAATATCATTCTTTGAAATTGATGGTCGGAAAAACAAGGTGAGAGAGAATTCCATAATTATTTTCCTAGTCTCTGCTATTAATAGTCAACTGATTTTCATAATATTAAGGTTATGTTCAAGtctaacagaaaaaaacaattaaaaaaaatagtatattTGTGAATAGAATAAAAGGGCAAACCATCATAATGTGGCACTTAGGATGTAAATTCTTTGAatctaaaacaaaagtaataGTATTAGTTATCAGGGTTGTAGGTAACAGGGATCCAGATCTGGCCACAGGATAACCAAGATAGTAATCTAGCATGAACCCCACTACAGTGAACATGGCCAATGCTGTAGGGATTGCATCAAAAAATTAAACTGCGTGGTCTGATTTTTCAAAGATGTATGCACagttttaaaaagtgatttcaattaaattttatttttgtgttccAGGCATATGCCCAGAACCTGTGTCTTCTGGCCAAAATGTTCCTGGATCACAAGACACTGTACTATGACACTGATCCCTTTCTGTTTTATGTCATGACTGAATATGATTCAATCGGATTTCACATTGTAGGATACTTCTCAAAGGTAAGACTGTCTCAAGATATAAAAAAAGGCCCAACACCACCAACAACAGACTTGCCAAAccccaaaaggcaaaaaaaaagtgAGACTCTGAACCTAGAGCTGGGAAAAGTAGTGAGAAATGGGTAAAAAGTCGTGAGATGTCCCAAATTTCCTATTGGAAGGACTTTCAGGGGAGATTATGGGTATTGGAAGTCACGTATCACTTTAAAGCTGAAGCAGTAGACATCATGATTAATTTTATGAGTTAGGtttaaaaatttgtaatttcTGTGTTTTGTTGGCGGCCATCTTGAGAGAAACAGCTTTACATTGGGTGGCAGCGACAAGTGGCAGTAGGCTAGAAGAATGCAATCAAATGCAACTGCTAAATGTTGTCTTTGGATTGAGCTGGCTATCTTGATATCTGACTTGGAAACAGTCCTACAACTCCAAACCTTTTTGGAGTTTGACTTTTTGAGAAAGTGTGAGAAATCAGTTCTAAACTCGTGAGAGCATGAAATAGGTTGTGAAATCGTCAGACTCATGACAAAGTGGTGGGACTTGGCGAGTCTGACCAACGACTCACAGTGTTTAATGTTAAATGGAGTCTCCCCTTCATCCCTTATGTATTATGAAcgacaggtcaaaattaaattcagtttattaacctaggttgattttcaatttgtttgtctcctagccctaatttcatgaataatattattagggAAAGGAGAcgaaggaaattgagaatcaacctactaggttaaaaaattttaacctgattataattttgacctgtatatgaatatatatatatgtacctcaggtcaaaattaaattcagtttaaaattgtttaacctcggttgattctcagtttttTTGGTCTCCTAGCCCAAATCcatgaataatattattagggATAGGAGACATAGGAAATAGAGAATCAACTTAGCTAggtgaaaaactttttttacctgattttaattttgacctgttaCACATACAATCATGTGTATTAGTGCATTTCCCTGTGCTAGGTAGTTAAGATAACTCAAGGTTAGCACAAAATTTGTCATTCCTTTTGCAAAGAAAATTCCTGCAAATTGGTTTGCCTACAATGCTTGCATCAATTAAGGCTGTGCTCTGAGAAGAACTGAAGGGAGCCCTTGTGCTCTGAACCTGTCTAATTCAGATTGCCTAGCaaaatgatttctatgaaaaaaactaagattttctagatGCACAGGAGCAAAACttaggtgccaggggccacTAGGTGCTACTGTACTGGAGCACAGCCTTGCTTGCATGTTTATTCCTTTGAGTCGCAATATCCACGTACAAATTtttccaaactgatctctatacatttccttaaaaaatgtcttgagagaatttgatagaagatcaaggcattttcttttTGGTTATCATTTTATTAAACTCTCGTGACCtttctcttgatgatgtatGCATAATATCATTAAGAGAAAATttatgttggtcaccattgggacttaaaggtaaatttaacagaaaaaattcttttgaactAAATAAGCAGGAACCTGTGTTAAAAATTAAGCCTCAGGTTTATGATAATTAGCCTTTAAACAACCTGGCCCTGAAGGTCATAGAGAGTGAGAGATTGAATTTATAGGTGGGGCTGAGTACTGAGGACAGCATTAACGTGAGTCTTTTCACTGAAGCAATGTTACTTCTTCCTTGGCAGGAAAAAGAATCATCTGAAGATTACAATGTGGCATGCATTCTAACTTTACCTCAGTACCAAAGGAAGGGTTATGGCAAGCTGCTCATAGAATTTAGTGAGTTTTACAGATGTGTTGTACTATAGCCATATTTACTTTTGATGTCATTTAACTTTAATTATGAAGCAAAAACCTTATACAAGCTATATTAGAGGATTTAATGATAACAGGACTTGACACCTTTATGTGAGGATTTAAGATCTTACTGGAGAAGTGTTTTTATTTGCTGTATTGGGCTCCCAGAAAGCAAagatctgttttttctttttaacttgtgcCAAGGGACCATTGGAGCAACACACACGATTTTTGTGGCTACTCATATCACAATTAATAACTCCTCATATTTTGCGGCAGGGTACATCAACTCACCACAAAGCAAAGTTGTCAATAAGGAAGACACAACACATTAAACATTTCCACTTCTGTGAGggcaattttgcagtttttgtaaacatttgtttaataattaattgttAAACATTAATTGAATAATCAAGGCtttgctctaaggaaaattgaaggatgcccagtgctctgaacctgtaaaatctagggtgcccagcatatgatttgtatgaaaaaaaaaataataagattttctagtcgcccagaGCAAAAGTTTGGCACCAGGAGCCACaaggctctgctagagcacagccctgataATTAATGTAATTACTGTTTTATTCCCAGGTTATGAGCTTTCCAAGTTTGAGGGGAAGACAGGAACACCTGAGAAGCCCCTGTCAGACTTAGGATTACTATCTTATCGCAGTTATTGGTCTCAGACCATCCTGGAAATTCTTGTTTCTCTCAAGGGTGGAGAGGATGGAAGCCCCCCTGCTATAACCATCAAGTAAGAATCATGGAGTTTATAGAAGTTTTTTATACGTCATATAAGAAGTGTCACCCAATGAAACCCCACCTTATGACTCCTTTATAACATGGTTAAATAGGTTAGTGAGGCTGTGTTTCCATACATCAGTATTGTTAGCCTTGTTCTTGGGTTCTTAGCTTTGTGATGTGCGCTTTGGGTATCAATAAAAACTAGgagtttaatttttaaaatgaaaaaaaggcagTGAATTTAATCCTTTGACCACTGCTTTGGccatttttgttactttttcaaCAATGCATATTTTCCTTTCTAAaccca containing:
- the LOC140943054 gene encoding histone acetyltransferase KAT5-like; the protein is MAEINGETSMEAVEGCRMPVKMSGSDEWPLAEILSKKELADGSTHYYVHYIDFNKRLDEWVEESRLDLSRLQLPKKEDTKKTNKGKGAGSRPCSPDRELVNGVGSGRPKAIVGRKRKANAMDKAPDEIDSQDSPKELPSTPPKTGSMRQTGSMVHDRSHDDIVTRIKNIKMVQLGKYRIKPWYFSPYPQELTLEPVVYLCEFCLKYVKSFHCLKRHKEKCKLRHPPGNEIYRKGTISFFEIDGRKNKAYAQNLCLLAKMFLDHKTLYYDTDPFLFYVMTEYDSIGFHIVGYFSKEKESSEDYNVACILTLPQYQRKGYGKLLIEFSYELSKFEGKTGTPEKPLSDLGLLSYRSYWSQTILEILVSLKGGEDGSPPAITINDICETTSIRKEDVVSTLQHLGIIHYYKGQYILNLSKEILDGQLRSMSKRKIRIDSTCLHWTPKDWAKRGKW